Proteins encoded in a region of the Geobacillus genomosp. 3 genome:
- the pdxS gene encoding pyridoxal 5'-phosphate synthase lyase subunit PdxS, with the protein MALTGTDRVKRGMAEMQKGGVIMDVVNAEQAKIAEAAGAVAVMALERVPADIRAAGGVARMADPTVVEEVMNAVSIPVMAKVRIGHYVEARVLEALGVDYIDESEVLTPADEEFHIDKRQFTVPFVCGCRDLGEAARRIAEGASMLRTKGEPGTGNIVEAVRHMRKVNAQIRKVVSMSEDELVAEAKQLGAPVEVLREIKQLGRLPVVNFAAGGVATPADAALMMHLGADGVFVGSGIFKSENPEKYARAIVEATTHYEDYELIAHLSKGLGGAMRGIDVATLLPEHRMQERGW; encoded by the coding sequence GACCGCGTCAAACGCGGCATGGCGGAAATGCAAAAAGGCGGCGTCATTATGGACGTCGTCAACGCAGAACAGGCTAAGATTGCTGAGGCGGCAGGGGCTGTCGCCGTTATGGCGCTCGAGCGCGTTCCGGCGGACATTCGTGCTGCCGGCGGTGTCGCGCGCATGGCTGATCCAACAGTCGTGGAGGAAGTCATGAACGCCGTGTCGATTCCGGTCATGGCGAAAGTGCGCATCGGCCATTACGTCGAGGCGCGTGTCTTAGAGGCACTCGGTGTCGATTATATTGATGAAAGCGAAGTATTGACGCCGGCCGATGAAGAATTTCATATTGATAAACGCCAGTTCACGGTTCCGTTTGTGTGCGGATGCCGCGACTTAGGGGAAGCCGCCCGCCGTATTGCCGAGGGAGCATCGATGCTGCGGACAAAAGGGGAACCGGGGACAGGCAACATCGTGGAAGCGGTGCGTCATATGCGCAAAGTCAACGCGCAAATCCGCAAAGTCGTCAGCATGAGCGAGGACGAACTTGTCGCTGAGGCGAAACAGCTCGGGGCTCCGGTTGAAGTGTTGCGCGAAATTAAACAGCTTGGCCGCCTCCCGGTCGTCAACTTCGCTGCCGGCGGCGTCGCGACACCAGCTGACGCTGCGCTCATGATGCATTTGGGCGCAGATGGCGTCTTTGTCGGGTCAGGCATTTTCAAATCAGAAAATCCGGAAAAATATGCCCGTGCGATCGTCGAGGCGACGACTCATTACGAAGACTATGAGCTGATCGCCCACTTGTCCAAAGGATTGGGCGGCGCGATGCGGGGCATCGATGTCGCGACATTGTTGCCGGAGCATCGCATGCAAGAACGCGGCTGGTAA
- the pdxT gene encoding pyridoxal 5'-phosphate synthase glutaminase subunit PdxT — MKIGVLGLQGAVQEHVRAIEACGAEAVVVKKPEQLAELDGLVLPGGESTTMRRLIDRYGLMEPLKQFAADGKPMFGTCAGLILLAKRIVGYDEPHLGLMDITVERNSFGRQRESFEAELSIKGVGDGFVGVFIRAPHIVEVGDGVDVLATYNDRIVAARQGQFLGCSFHPELTDDHRLMQYFLNMVKHSKTVSSL; from the coding sequence ATGAAAATAGGTGTACTCGGATTGCAAGGGGCCGTGCAAGAACATGTCCGCGCCATTGAAGCGTGCGGCGCCGAAGCGGTCGTCGTGAAAAAGCCGGAGCAGCTTGCTGAACTTGATGGACTCGTGCTCCCGGGCGGCGAAAGTACGACGATGCGACGCCTCATTGATCGATACGGGCTTATGGAGCCGCTGAAGCAATTCGCCGCTGATGGCAAACCGATGTTTGGGACATGCGCCGGGCTGATTTTACTGGCAAAACGAATCGTCGGCTACGATGAGCCGCATTTAGGCTTGATGGATATTACGGTTGAGCGGAACTCATTTGGGCGGCAGCGGGAAAGCTTTGAAGCTGAGTTGTCGATTAAAGGGGTCGGCGACGGGTTTGTCGGCGTCTTTATCCGCGCGCCGCACATTGTTGAAGTCGGCGACGGGGTCGATGTCCTCGCGACATACAACGACCGCATTGTCGCGGCCCGACAAGGTCAGTTTCTCGGCTGCTCGTTCCATCCTGAGCTGACTGATGACCATCGATTGATGCAATATTTCTTAAATATGGTCAAGCATTCGAAAACGGTATCGAGCCTTTGA
- the serS gene encoding serine--tRNA ligase has protein sequence MLDVKVLRTQFQEVKEKLMQRGGDLANIDRFEQLDRERRRLIAEAEELKSKRNDVSQQIAALKREKKDAESLITEMREVGDRIKQMDEHIRQLEEELNALLLSIPNIPHESVPVGQSEEDNVEVRRWGEPPSFSFEPKPHWDIADQLGLLDFERAAKVTGSRFVFYKGLGARLERALINFMLDVHLDEFGYQEVLPPYIVNRASMTGTGQLPKFAEDVFHLDSEDYFLIPTAEVPVTNLHRDEILTADDLPLYYAAYSACFRAEAGSAGRDTRGLIRQHQFNKVELVKFVKPEHSYDELEKLTRQAETILQRLGLPYRVVSLCTGDLGFSAAKTYDIEVWLPSYGTYREISSCSNFEAFQARRANIRFRREPKAKPEYVHTLNGSGLAIGRTVAAILENYQQEDGSVVIPEALRPYMGNRDVIR, from the coding sequence ATGTTGGATGTGAAAGTGTTGCGCACTCAATTTCAGGAAGTGAAAGAAAAGTTGATGCAGCGCGGCGGGGATTTGGCCAACATCGACCGGTTTGAGCAGCTCGACAGAGAACGCCGCCGTTTGATCGCTGAGGCGGAAGAACTAAAAAGCAAACGCAATGATGTGTCGCAGCAAATCGCGGCTCTAAAGCGCGAAAAAAAGGACGCTGAATCGTTGATCACCGAAATGCGTGAGGTCGGTGACCGCATTAAGCAAATGGACGAGCACATTCGCCAACTGGAAGAAGAACTCAACGCCCTGTTGTTATCGATTCCAAATATTCCGCATGAATCAGTGCCGGTCGGCCAGTCGGAAGAGGACAATGTCGAGGTGCGGAGATGGGGGGAGCCCCCTTCCTTTTCCTTCGAACCGAAGCCGCATTGGGATATCGCCGACCAACTCGGTTTGCTCGATTTTGAGCGGGCGGCTAAAGTGACGGGAAGCCGGTTTGTGTTTTACAAAGGACTGGGAGCGCGTCTTGAGCGGGCGTTAATCAACTTTATGCTCGACGTCCATCTTGATGAGTTTGGCTATCAAGAGGTGTTGCCGCCATATATAGTGAATCGGGCGAGCATGACCGGAACGGGGCAGCTGCCGAAATTTGCGGAGGACGTGTTCCACTTGGATAGTGAAGACTATTTTCTCATTCCGACAGCGGAAGTGCCGGTGACGAACTTGCATCGTGACGAAATTTTAACGGCCGACGACTTGCCGCTTTACTATGCGGCGTACAGCGCCTGCTTCCGCGCCGAGGCCGGTTCGGCCGGCCGCGACACGAGAGGGCTCATCCGTCAGCACCAATTCAATAAAGTTGAGCTCGTCAAGTTCGTAAAACCGGAGCATTCATATGACGAGTTGGAAAAATTGACGCGCCAGGCAGAAACGATTTTGCAGCGGCTGGGGCTCCCGTATCGCGTTGTCTCCTTATGCACGGGAGACCTTGGATTTTCCGCGGCGAAGACGTATGATATTGAGGTGTGGCTGCCAAGCTATGGCACATACCGGGAAATTTCGTCTTGCAGCAATTTTGAGGCGTTCCAGGCGCGCCGCGCCAATATCCGCTTCCGCCGCGAGCCGAAAGCAAAACCAGAATATGTGCATACGCTAAATGGCTCGGGATTGGCCATTGGACGCACTGTTGCCGCCATTTTGGAAAACTACCAACAAGAAGACGGATCGGTCGTGATCCCAGAGGCGCTCCGCCCATACATGGGCAACCGGGACGTCATCCGTTAA
- a CDS encoding glycoside hydrolase family 18 protein codes for MQIHVIQSGQTLSGIAEAYGTTVEEIVRANKLPNPDELVVGQTLVIPIVGRFYWVQRGDSLWSIARRFSIPMQRLAEVNRLSLNAPLQIGQRLYIPPGAKRRAEFNAYIEPRGTTVSPALEASAREAAPYLTYLSPFYFAIRRDATLQGPPLDDFPAIARANRVTLVMVVANIENGQFSDELGALILTNETLQNRLLDNIVATARRYGFRDIHFDFEYLRPEDREAYNAFLRKAKRRFEREGWMMSTALAPKTSATQRGRWYEAHDYRAHGQIADFVVIMTYEWGYSGGPPMPVSPIGPVRRVLEYAISEMPAGKILMGQNLYGYDWTLPYVPGGPYARAISPQQAIALAARYNVAIEYDAEAQAPYFRYRDENGREHEVWFEDARSIQAKFNLVKELGLRGVSYWKLGLEFPQNWLLLSDQFTVVKR; via the coding sequence ATGCAAATCCATGTCATACAGAGCGGACAAACGTTGAGCGGGATCGCTGAGGCATACGGAACGACCGTCGAGGAAATTGTCCGGGCCAACAAGCTGCCAAATCCTGACGAACTTGTGGTCGGCCAGACGCTCGTGATCCCGATCGTCGGCCGTTTTTATTGGGTGCAGCGCGGCGACAGTCTATGGTCGATTGCACGCCGGTTTTCCATTCCGATGCAGCGGCTCGCGGAAGTGAATCGCCTCTCCTTAAACGCCCCGCTGCAGATTGGCCAGCGGCTTTACATCCCACCCGGTGCCAAGCGGAGGGCAGAGTTTAACGCTTATATCGAACCCCGCGGAACGACCGTCAGCCCGGCACTGGAAGCGAGCGCCCGTGAGGCCGCTCCGTATTTGACCTATTTAAGTCCCTTTTATTTCGCCATCCGGCGCGACGCGACACTGCAAGGACCGCCGCTTGACGACTTTCCCGCCATCGCCCGCGCCAACCGCGTCACGCTTGTCATGGTTGTCGCCAACATTGAAAACGGGCAGTTCAGCGACGAGCTCGGCGCGCTCATTTTAACGAATGAGACACTGCAAAACCGCCTGCTCGACAACATTGTCGCGACCGCCAGACGATACGGTTTTCGCGATATTCATTTCGATTTTGAATATTTGCGCCCTGAAGACCGCGAGGCATACAACGCCTTTTTGCGCAAGGCGAAACGGCGGTTTGAGCGGGAAGGATGGATGATGTCGACTGCCCTGGCGCCGAAAACGAGTGCGACCCAACGCGGACGCTGGTACGAGGCGCACGATTACCGCGCCCATGGACAAATTGCCGATTTTGTCGTCATTATGACGTACGAATGGGGCTACAGCGGCGGACCACCGATGCCCGTTTCACCGATCGGGCCGGTCCGCCGCGTTCTTGAGTACGCCATTTCGGAAATGCCGGCGGGGAAAATTTTGATGGGGCAAAACTTGTATGGCTATGACTGGACATTGCCGTATGTGCCCGGGGGACCTTACGCCCGAGCCATCAGCCCGCAACAAGCCATCGCCCTCGCCGCAAGATATAACGTTGCCATCGAATACGATGCCGAGGCACAGGCGCCATATTTCCGCTACCGCGATGAGAACGGCCGCGAACATGAAGTATGGTTTGAAGACGCCCGCTCCATCCAAGCGAAATTTAATTTAGTTAAGGAACTTGGTTTGCGAGGAGTGAGTTACTGGAAGCTCGGACTTGAATTTCCACAAAATTGGCTGCTCCTTTCCGACCAGTTTACAGTCGTAAAAAGATAA
- the tadA gene encoding tRNA adenosine(34) deaminase TadA, with protein MNNDEYYMKLAIEEAKKAERIGEVPIGAVIVQDGRIIARAHNLRETKQRAIAHAEILAIDEACQATGSWRLERATLYVTLEPCAMCAGAIVLSRIERVVFGASDPKGGCAGTLMNLLQENRFNHQAEVTSGVLAAECGALLSDFFRRLREQKKNVGGSSN; from the coding sequence ATGAACAACGATGAGTATTACATGAAGTTGGCGATTGAGGAAGCAAAAAAAGCCGAACGGATCGGCGAAGTGCCCATTGGCGCCGTCATCGTTCAAGACGGCCGTATCATCGCCCGCGCCCATAATTTGCGAGAAACGAAGCAGCGCGCGATCGCCCATGCGGAAATTTTAGCGATTGATGAAGCGTGTCAGGCAACCGGTTCATGGCGGCTCGAACGGGCAACGTTGTATGTGACGCTTGAGCCGTGCGCCATGTGCGCGGGGGCCATCGTCCTTTCCCGCATTGAGCGGGTCGTGTTTGGCGCCAGTGACCCAAAAGGGGGATGCGCCGGGACATTAATGAACTTATTGCAAGAAAACCGGTTCAACCATCAGGCAGAGGTCACAAGCGGCGTGTTGGCGGCGGAGTGCGGGGCGCTGCTAAGTGACTTTTTTCGCCGATTGCGTGAACAAAAGAAAAATGTTGGTGGAAGTTCCAACTAA
- the dnaX gene encoding DNA polymerase III subunit gamma/tau, protein MAYQALYRVFRPQRFADMVGQEHVTKTLQSALLQHKISHAYLFSGPRGTGKTSAAKIFAKAVNCEHAPAAEPCNECPACLGITNGTVPDVLEIDAASNNRVDEIRDIREKVKFAPTSVRYKVYIIDEVHMLSIGAFNALLKTLEEPPKHVIFILATTEPHKIPATIISRCQRFDFRRIPLSAIVSRLKYVANAQGVEASAEALSAIARAADGGMRDALSLLDQAISFSDGQLQFDDVLAMTGAASFAALANFIEAIHRKDTAAVLQQFEAMMAQGKDPNRLVEDLILYYRDLLLYKTAPHVEGAIQIAVVDETFTALSETIPLSDLYGAIELLNKSQQEMKWTNHPRLLLEVALVKLCHQPAVSSLSASELEPLVKRIETLEAELRRLKEQSSAPLSSAASAKKPAKAVKIGGYKAPVGRIHELLKQATHEDLALVKGRWADVLDTLKRQHKVSHAALLQESEPVAASASAFVLKFKYEIHCKMATDPASSVKENVEAILFELTNRRFDMIAIPEEEWGKIREEFIRNKEAKTEKSEEEPLIAEAKRLFGEELIEIKE, encoded by the coding sequence GTGGCATACCAAGCGTTATACCGTGTTTTTCGGCCGCAGCGTTTTGCCGACATGGTCGGCCAAGAGCACGTAACGAAAACATTGCAAAGCGCCCTGCTTCAACATAAAATATCGCACGCCTACTTATTTTCCGGCCCACGCGGGACAGGAAAAACGAGTGCGGCGAAAATCTTCGCCAAAGCGGTCAATTGCGAACATGCTCCGGCAGCTGAACCGTGCAATGAATGCCCTGCTTGCCTCGGCATTACGAACGGAACGGTTCCCGATGTACTGGAAATTGACGCCGCTTCCAACAACCGCGTCGACGAAATCCGTGACATACGAGAAAAAGTAAAGTTTGCACCGACTTCGGTTCGTTATAAAGTGTATATTATCGACGAAGTGCACATGCTGTCGATCGGCGCCTTTAACGCGCTGCTAAAAACGCTAGAGGAACCGCCGAAACACGTCATTTTTATTTTGGCGACGACCGAGCCGCATAAAATTCCGGCAACGATTATTTCCCGCTGTCAGCGATTCGATTTTCGCCGCATTCCGCTATCGGCGATCGTTTCACGGTTGAAATACGTAGCGAACGCCCAAGGCGTGGAAGCATCCGCTGAAGCGCTATCAGCCATTGCCCGTGCCGCTGACGGGGGCATGCGGGACGCGCTCAGCTTGCTTGATCAGGCGATTTCGTTCAGTGATGGCCAACTTCAGTTCGATGATGTGTTGGCGATGACTGGGGCGGCATCATTTGCTGCATTAGCCAATTTCATCGAAGCCATTCACCGCAAAGATACCGCGGCGGTTCTTCAGCAGTTCGAAGCGATGATGGCGCAGGGGAAAGATCCAAACCGTTTGGTGGAAGACTTGATTCTGTATTACCGCGACTTGCTGCTATACAAAACGGCCCCCCATGTGGAAGGAGCCATTCAAATTGCAGTCGTTGACGAGACGTTTACCGCTCTTTCAGAAACGATTCCTCTTTCTGACTTATACGGAGCGATTGAGCTGCTGAACAAAAGCCAGCAAGAGATGAAGTGGACGAACCATCCACGCCTCCTTTTGGAAGTGGCGCTCGTGAAACTTTGCCATCAGCCGGCCGTCTCGTCGCTGTCCGCTTCTGAGCTAGAACCGTTAGTGAAGCGGATTGAGACGTTGGAAGCCGAACTGCGCCGTCTGAAGGAACAATCGTCCGCTCCTTTATCGTCCGCTGCCTCGGCGAAAAAACCAGCAAAAGCAGTGAAAATCGGGGGATATAAAGCGCCAGTCGGCCGCATCCACGAACTGTTGAAGCAGGCAACGCACGAAGACTTAGCCTTGGTGAAAGGCCGCTGGGCCGACGTGCTTGACACGTTGAAGCGGCAACATAAAGTGTCGCACGCCGCCTTGCTTCAAGAGAGCGAGCCGGTCGCCGCGAGTGCCTCGGCATTTGTGTTAAAGTTTAAGTATGAAATTCACTGCAAGATGGCGACAGATCCGGCGAGTTCAGTGAAGGAAAACGTCGAAGCAATTTTGTTTGAACTGACGAACCGACGGTTTGACATGATCGCCATTCCGGAAGAAGAATGGGGAAAAATAAGGGAAGAGTTTATCCGCAACAAGGAAGCCAAGACAGAAAAGAGCGAAGAGGAACCGTTGATCGCTGAGGCGAAACGGCTGTTTGGCGAGGAATTGATCGAAATTAAAGAATAA
- a CDS encoding YbaB/EbfC family nucleoid-associated protein has product MRGGMGNMQKMLKQMQKMQKEMQKAQEELVEKTVEGTAGGGMVTVIANGHKQILEVKIKEEVVDPDDIEMLQDLVLAATNDALKKADELANDMMGQFTKGLNIPGLF; this is encoded by the coding sequence ATGCGTGGCGGAATGGGAAATATGCAAAAAATGTTAAAGCAAATGCAAAAGATGCAAAAAGAAATGCAAAAGGCACAGGAAGAGTTGGTGGAAAAAACGGTGGAAGGCACGGCTGGGGGCGGTATGGTGACGGTCATCGCCAATGGCCATAAACAAATTTTAGAGGTAAAAATCAAGGAAGAAGTCGTAGACCCAGACGATATTGAAATGCTCCAAGATTTAGTTTTGGCGGCGACAAACGATGCGCTCAAAAAAGCGGATGAACTGGCCAACGACATGATGGGGCAGTTTACGAAAGGGCTCAACATTCCAGGGCTGTTCTAG
- the recR gene encoding recombination mediator RecR — MHYPEPLSKLIDSFMKLPGIGPKTAARLAFHVLAMKEDTVLEFAKALVDVKRHIHYCTICGHITDTDPCYICKDERRDRTMICVVQDPKDVIAMEKMKEYNGLYHVLHGAISPMEGIGPEDIKIAELLARLRDETIQEVILATDPNIEGEATAMYLSRLLKPTGIKVTRIAHGLPVGGDLEYADEVTLSKALEGRREL; from the coding sequence ATGCATTATCCAGAACCGTTATCCAAACTGATTGACAGTTTTATGAAATTGCCCGGAATCGGTCCAAAAACGGCCGCCCGCCTCGCGTTCCATGTGCTGGCGATGAAAGAAGATACCGTGCTCGAGTTTGCCAAAGCGCTTGTTGATGTGAAGCGCCATATTCATTATTGCACGATTTGCGGGCATATTACAGATACAGATCCTTGCTACATTTGTAAGGATGAACGGCGCGATCGGACGATGATTTGTGTCGTCCAGGACCCGAAAGATGTGATCGCTATGGAGAAGATGAAAGAATATAACGGCCTATACCATGTGCTACACGGGGCCATCTCCCCGATGGAGGGCATCGGTCCGGAAGACATTAAAATCGCCGAGCTGCTGGCGAGACTGCGGGACGAAACGATCCAAGAAGTGATTTTAGCGACCGACCCAAACATTGAAGGGGAGGCGACAGCCATGTATTTATCGCGCCTGTTGAAACCGACAGGGATCAAAGTCACCCGCATCGCCCATGGCTTGCCGGTCGGCGGCGATTTGGAGTATGCGGATGAAGTGACGTTATCAAAAGCGTTGGAAGGGCGCCGCGAGCTGTAG
- a CDS encoding YaaL family protein, with product MLWRWKGKLKRQFDEKLIAELQKARTEWLEQKQLIEKSVDPSLEVLSALQLAEVKYFFLLREAKHRRITLREVR from the coding sequence TTGTTATGGCGGTGGAAGGGGAAACTAAAAAGACAATTTGATGAAAAACTAATTGCTGAGCTGCAAAAGGCAAGAACTGAATGGCTCGAACAAAAACAGCTTATCGAAAAAAGTGTTGACCCATCGTTAGAGGTGCTGAGTGCGCTGCAACTTGCGGAGGTGAAATATTTTTTTCTCCTCCGCGAAGCGAAGCACCGTCGCATTACGCTGAGGGAAGTGCGTTAA
- a CDS encoding pro-sigmaK processing inhibitor BofA family protein, which translates to MEPKIVITVLLALIAVLLIVGARLKALRFIGYVAIRLIVGALALFVLNAIGGHFNIHIPINLITSLVCGFLGLPGAAALLVIDQYILS; encoded by the coding sequence TTGGAACCGAAAATCGTCATTACGGTGCTATTAGCGCTCATCGCCGTCCTTTTGATTGTTGGCGCTCGCCTTAAGGCGCTTCGCTTTATCGGCTATGTTGCCATCCGCCTCATTGTCGGCGCGTTGGCACTGTTTGTCCTCAACGCCATCGGCGGACATTTTAACATTCATATTCCGATTAACTTGATCACCTCGCTCGTTTGTGGATTTCTTGGCCTCCCGGGGGCCGCGGCATTACTTGTGATTGACCAGTATATTCTATCGTAG
- a CDS encoding sigma factor G inhibitor Gin, which produces MGAPVIGRNKREKVCIVCEQQKQEGMFLFGHFLCLDCHQAIVHTNTDDPNYAFYVQQLRKMVTCKIYS; this is translated from the coding sequence GTGGGGGCACCGGTGATTGGCCGAAATAAACGTGAAAAAGTGTGCATTGTTTGCGAACAACAAAAACAGGAAGGAATGTTTCTTTTTGGTCATTTTCTTTGCTTGGATTGTCACCAAGCGATCGTGCACACAAATACAGACGATCCGAATTACGCGTTTTATGTGCAGCAGCTTCGGAAAATGGTCACATGTAAAATTTATTCGTAA
- a CDS encoding aminotransferase class I/II-fold pyridoxal phosphate-dependent enzyme, translated as MDQTKTPLYDALMRHWTRCPVSFHVPGHKYGALFSERGREMFTPLLALDATEISGLDDLHHPESVIAEAQALAADLYGVRETFFLVNGSTAGNLAMIAAVCDEKKRKIIVQRNCHKSVMHALQLMGATPVLLSPEFDGDVRVASHVCIETVKEAVALHRDAAAIVLTNPNYYGMSIDLTEIVRLAHRYGIPVLVDEAHGAHFVAGPPFPKPALACGADIVVQSAHKTLPAMTMGAFLHVNSGRIDVERLKYFLQLFQSSSPSYPIMASLDLARHYVAQLTKDRVAAIVAQIEEFKMALAHMDGVAVVSSRQPDVQTDPLKVTVQTRSPLTGYELQRRLEHEGVFTELADPLNVLLVCPLAATGKLMEAVEKIRRAWRGVPAGEMPLFGSFPFLRPPLSVLVPYDELRDVRKKAVALDEAEGCVAAETVIPYPPGVPLIWIGERIDRGHIEHIRQLLRHQVHMQGGSQLGDGLIVVYELG; from the coding sequence ATGGATCAAACGAAAACTCCTTTATATGATGCTCTCATGCGCCATTGGACGCGCTGCCCGGTTTCGTTTCACGTGCCGGGACATAAATACGGTGCTTTGTTTTCCGAACGGGGGAGAGAGATGTTTACACCGTTGTTGGCGTTGGATGCGACGGAAATTTCCGGATTGGATGACTTGCATCATCCTGAGTCGGTAATTGCTGAGGCGCAGGCGTTGGCAGCGGATCTATATGGCGTTAGGGAGACGTTTTTCCTTGTGAACGGTTCGACGGCAGGGAATTTGGCGATGATCGCCGCCGTTTGTGATGAAAAAAAGCGGAAAATCATTGTGCAGCGCAACTGTCACAAATCCGTGATGCATGCACTACAGTTAATGGGAGCAACCCCTGTTCTTCTTTCCCCTGAATTTGATGGCGATGTGCGTGTTGCTTCGCACGTTTGCATAGAGACTGTCAAAGAGGCAGTTGCTCTTCATCGCGATGCTGCCGCCATTGTATTAACGAATCCAAACTATTATGGGATGTCTATTGATTTGACGGAAATTGTCCGTCTAGCCCATCGCTATGGGATTCCCGTATTGGTCGATGAGGCACATGGCGCCCATTTTGTCGCCGGCCCCCCGTTTCCGAAACCGGCGCTTGCCTGCGGTGCCGATATTGTTGTGCAGTCGGCGCATAAAACATTGCCGGCGATGACGATGGGAGCGTTTTTGCATGTGAACAGTGGGCGTATCGATGTAGAGCGGTTGAAATATTTTTTACAGCTGTTTCAATCGAGCAGCCCATCTTACCCGATTATGGCGTCACTCGATTTGGCACGCCATTATGTCGCCCAGCTCACAAAGGATCGTGTGGCGGCGATTGTAGCGCAAATCGAGGAGTTTAAGATGGCATTGGCCCATATGGATGGGGTGGCGGTCGTTTCTTCCCGGCAGCCTGACGTGCAAACCGACCCGTTAAAGGTGACCGTGCAAACGCGCAGTCCGCTGACAGGATATGAGCTGCAGCGGCGACTCGAGCACGAAGGGGTGTTTACGGAATTAGCTGATCCATTGAACGTTCTGCTCGTCTGTCCGCTCGCTGCGACTGGAAAGCTGATGGAGGCGGTGGAGAAAATCAGACGGGCATGGCGGGGGGTGCCGGCTGGCGAGATGCCTCTGTTTGGTTCTTTCCCGTTTTTGCGTCCGCCGCTGTCGGTGTTAGTTCCGTATGATGAGTTGCGCGATGTACGGAAGAAAGCGGTCGCTTTAGATGAAGCGGAAGGGTGCGTGGCGGCGGAAACCGTCATCCCATATCCGCCTGGAGTGCCGCTCATATGGATCGGGGAACGGATCGACCGCGGCCATATTGAACACATTCGCCAGCTTCTCCGCCATCAGGTGCATATGCAGGGCGGAAGTCAGCTCGGGGATGGGTTGATTGTCGTATACGAACTTGGATGA